Proteins encoded in a region of the Ancylobacter sp. SL191 genome:
- the ppaT gene encoding pyridoxamine--pyruvate transaminase, which produces MRYAPSDLPVFTLTTGPVDAYPAVLRGLAATVLYDYDPAFQATYQRVSEKLATIVKAETVPVILQGEPVLGLEAAAASLIGPDDVVLNLVNGVYSKGFAPWAARNGATILELAVPYDRVIDPTEVARVLAERPDITIVAACHHDTPSGTINPIAEIGAVVAAHGALFLVDAVSSFGGMAVDSASARIDLLITGPNKCLGCPPGLSILGVSNRAWAKMKANKLAPRGSILSILDWEDAWRADKPFPFTPSVAEINGLEAAIDLYLAEGPETVWARHALTAAACRAGLKAMGLAIWAADDAFASPTATAVRTPEGINEAELRATVRERYGVVLSSGRGETLGKLTRIGHMGPTAQPLYAVVALTAFGGALGALGHTVDVGAGVAAALAVIDAG; this is translated from the coding sequence ATGCGGTACGCGCCTTCCGACCTTCCGGTCTTCACCCTGACGACGGGCCCCGTCGACGCCTATCCGGCGGTGCTGCGCGGCCTCGCCGCGACCGTGCTGTACGACTACGACCCGGCCTTCCAGGCGACCTACCAGCGCGTCAGCGAGAAGCTGGCCACCATCGTCAAGGCGGAGACCGTGCCGGTCATCCTGCAGGGCGAGCCGGTGCTGGGGCTGGAGGCCGCCGCTGCTTCGCTGATCGGGCCGGACGATGTGGTGCTGAACCTCGTCAACGGTGTCTATTCCAAGGGCTTCGCGCCCTGGGCGGCGCGCAACGGCGCCACCATCCTTGAGCTCGCCGTGCCCTATGACCGGGTGATCGACCCCACGGAGGTCGCCCGCGTGCTGGCCGAACGGCCGGACATCACGATTGTTGCGGCCTGCCACCACGACACGCCCTCGGGCACCATCAACCCGATCGCCGAGATCGGCGCGGTGGTGGCCGCCCATGGCGCGCTGTTCCTGGTCGATGCCGTCTCGTCCTTCGGCGGCATGGCGGTTGATTCGGCCTCGGCCAGGATCGACCTGCTGATCACCGGCCCGAACAAGTGCCTGGGCTGCCCGCCCGGCCTCTCCATCCTCGGCGTGTCGAACCGCGCCTGGGCCAAGATGAAGGCCAACAAGCTCGCGCCGCGCGGCTCGATCCTGAGCATTCTCGACTGGGAGGACGCCTGGCGCGCCGACAAGCCCTTCCCCTTCACCCCCTCGGTCGCCGAGATCAACGGGCTGGAAGCGGCCATCGACCTCTATCTCGCCGAGGGGCCGGAGACGGTCTGGGCCCGCCACGCGCTCACCGCCGCCGCCTGCCGCGCCGGGCTGAAGGCGATGGGGCTGGCGATCTGGGCGGCGGATGACGCCTTCGCCTCGCCCACCGCCACCGCCGTGCGCACGCCCGAAGGCATCAACGAGGCGGAACTGCGGGCCACCGTCCGGGAGCGCTATGGCGTCGTGCTGTCCTCCGGCCGTGGCGAGACGCTCGGCAAGCTCACCCGCATCGGCCATATGGGCCCGACCGCCCAGCCGCTCTACGCCGTGGTGGCGCTGACCGCCTTTGGCGGGGCGCTCGGGGCGCTCGGCCACACGGTCGATGTCGGCGCCGGTGTCGCCGCCGCGCTGGCGGTGATCGATGCGGGCTGA
- a CDS encoding FadR/GntR family transcriptional regulator — translation MDAIADKTGRRTRSEAGVGAAEAAGIEELVDSIRAIIARTGGVPPERVVAEELSVKRHTLRRALGVLRASGELEPARAGRRASTAIDSNRNLVNSTNPLEVMELRLMLEPSLARLAALRASPVEIDRILRAATTAPDADPIDADMVFHKSIAAGARNALASELYVLLHRVANDGRLRFTDSDATLLPERVRLRDAEHRQIAEAIAARDPEAAERGMWQHLATLQQKIMGRLAPGGAL, via the coding sequence ATGGACGCGATAGCGGACAAGACCGGACGCAGGACGCGCAGCGAAGCAGGGGTCGGCGCCGCCGAGGCCGCCGGCATCGAGGAACTCGTCGACTCGATCCGCGCCATCATCGCCCGCACCGGCGGCGTGCCGCCCGAGCGCGTGGTGGCGGAAGAACTGAGCGTGAAGCGCCACACGCTGCGCCGGGCGCTTGGCGTGCTCAGGGCGAGCGGCGAGCTGGAGCCGGCGCGGGCCGGAAGGCGCGCTTCCACCGCCATCGACAGCAACCGCAATCTCGTCAACTCCACCAACCCGCTGGAGGTGATGGAGCTGCGCCTGATGCTGGAGCCCTCGTTGGCCCGCCTCGCGGCGCTGCGGGCGAGCCCGGTCGAGATCGACCGCATCCTGCGCGCCGCCACCACCGCGCCCGATGCCGACCCGATCGACGCCGACATGGTGTTCCACAAATCCATCGCCGCCGGCGCCCGCAACGCGCTGGCCTCCGAGCTCTATGTGCTGCTGCACCGCGTCGCCAATGACGGGCGCCTGCGCTTCACCGACAGCGACGCCACGCTGCTGCCCGAGCGCGTGCGGCTGCGCGATGCCGAGCACCGGCAGATCGCCGAGGCCATCGCCGCCCGCGACCCGGAAGCGGCCGAGCGCGGCATGTGGCAGCACCTCGCGACCCTGCAGCAGAAGATCATGGGGCGCCTCGCGCCGGGCGGCGCCCTCTAG